The Montipora capricornis isolate CH-2021 chromosome 6, ASM3666992v2, whole genome shotgun sequence genome has a window encoding:
- the LOC138053235 gene encoding uncharacterized protein produces MSLSGEPDTAELSSATTQRENDSGTTEVNMATVLQGLQTTLAQLAKNSELQTEAIQNLKEDILLCSGDEDTEDTPALDDDRRDNALDIATTLAHVLDSSDNNNTTSVKSPESGSQSALVESLTQAFTKSKVTSPAIEGKIAELIDNMLIGGLSAETVKERVEKHPPPENCKFLAVTMVNEEIWDLLPRKSRAVDLAFQRVQEPLLQGISALTNLAGKLVKDVHDGKTPNTRDVLNHVMDSVAMLGNTNWKLNMKRRELIKPELNPPYTRLCKEDIAVSTKLFGDDLPKHLKDMSEAKKAGQQMQKPYSNSSNRGVVHSQKRNFSRFKPYHYDRTRSSGNKLTNRQPFLGQGRPSTPVRKKQSASNNNTNNKT; encoded by the coding sequence ATGTCTTTGTCAGGAGAACCCGACACGGCGGAATTATCCAGTGCAACAACCCAGCGAGAAAACGATAGCGGAACGACAGAGGTGAACATGGCGACGGTCTTGCAAGGTCTTCAGACGACGCTGGCACAACTCGCCAAGAACTCGGAGCTACAGAcagaagccattcagaatttgAAGGAGGACATTCTTCTCTGCTCTGGCGACGAAGATACTGAGGATACCCCTGCGTTGGATGACGATAGGAGAGACAATGCGCTAGATATAGCGACCACTCTCGCCCATGTGCTCGACTCGAGCGACAACAACAACACGACCTCTGTGAAGAGCCCTGAATCAGGGTCTCAGAGTGCATTGGTAGAAAGCCTGACCCAGGCGTTTACCAAATCTAAAGTCACTTCCCCTGCAATTGAAGGCAAGATTGCCGAATTAATTGATAATATGCTTATCGGGGGACTATCGGCCGAAACGGTCAAGGAAAGAGTGGAGAAACACCCACCACCGGAAAACTGCAAATTTTTGGCAGTGACTATGGTAAATGAAGAAATCTGGGATTTGTTGcccagaaaaagccgagcggtgGATCTGGCTTTCCAGCGGGTGCAGGAGCCCTTGCTGCAAGGAATATCGGCCTTGACCAACTTGGCGGGAAAATTGGTGAAAGACGTCCATGATGGCAAAACGCCAAACACTCGGGACGTGCTAAATCATGTGATGGATAGTGTCGCAATGCTCGGAAACACAAATTGGAAGCTCAACATGAAGCGACGAGAATTGATTAAGCCTGAGCTTAATCCCCCATACACACGTCTATGCAAAGAGGACATAGCTGTGTCTACAAAATTGTTTGGAGACGATTTACCCAAACACTTAAAAGATATGTCCGAAGCTAAAAAAGCAGGACAGCAGATGCAAAAACCTTATTCCAACAGTTCCAATCGGGGTGTAGTGCACTCGCAAAAGAGGAATTTTAGTAGATTCAAGCCTTACCATTATGACCGGACACGAAGCTCTGGCAACAAATTAACCAACCGCCAGCCTTTTTTGGGGCAAGGCCGCCCATCAACACCGGTCCGGAAAAAGCAATCAGccagcaacaacaacaccaacaacaaaacTTAG
- the LOC138053236 gene encoding uncharacterized protein yields MVNTFRAGQLREHVSAWESLTSDPFILDAIKHYHIEFKSEVPYQAQEPRHIYASLSDKEVIDGEISKLLLKGVIERTCLTGNGFVSNVFVRPKKDGTYRMILNLKSLNEFVVYQHFKMDNILTALKLMRPKCFMASVDLKDAYYSVPIASEDRKFLSFEWKGDYYQYTCLPNGLACAPRLFTKILKPIYAHLHSVGHVSMGHIDDSFLVGYTRSACELNIQHTVECFDSLGFVIHPEKSVLIPTQELEFLGFLLNSISMTIRLPPSKAAHVKSACENLLSETKVTIRELAHVIGLLVSSLPGVQFGRLHYRQLEKDKSPALQLCKGNYDGPVTLSNDSRSELEWWLDNPLPSEDRGGPIFRSASCPPVAHTTLVSSASTVIGGPPSPSTTTQRSTDSTSQHNSSSIGKDPKTVSMSSLRQSILKRNISEAATSIIMQSWAANTHKQYQPYVAQWLEYCRGRETNPYDPPIGTVLDFLVTLHDKGLKYSTLNTARSAISAVILPTNNHTIGTHPLVSRFMRGIYKANPPASRYHTTWNVQTVLTYLSAQDSVEKLDLKSLTLKLLMLIALVSAQRGQSIHMLDTACMKATESSYEFSLPEHVKQSRPSFKTPSVILKAYPVNKALCVYSHLTEYLRRTQSLRGAETKLFISFVKPHKRVSRDTISRWIRTTMESAGIDISMFKPHSTRMAATSRAKGASIPIQEILRTAGWSSSGTFDRFYDKPLMEESTFASAVLNND; encoded by the exons ATGGTTAATACCTTTAGAGCAGGCCAACTAAGGGAACATGTGTCTGCCTGGGAGTCACTGACTAGTGACCCCTTCATACTTGATGCTATAAAGCATTACCACATTGAGTTTAAGTCTGAAGTTCCATATCAAGCACAGGAACCTAGACATATCTATGCTTCCCTTTCTGACAAGGAGGTAATTGATGGGGAGATATCTAAACTCCTTTTAAAAGGGGTTATTGAGAGAACATGCCTCACAGGGAACGGATTTGTATCCAATGTGTTTGTGAGACCCAAAAAAGATGGCACTTACCGCATGATCCTCAATTTGAAATCCCTTAATGAATTTGTGGTATAccagcattttaaaatggacaatATTCTTACTGCACTCAAACTCATGCGGCCAAAGTGCTTTATGGCATCAGTAGACCTTAAGGATGCCTACTACTCTGTCCCAATAGCATCAGAAGACAGGAAATTTCTTAGTTTTGAGTGGAAAggagattattatcaatacacttGTCTGCCAAATGGCTTGGCATGTGCCCCTAGGCTGTTCACTAAAATCCTCAAACCCATTTATGCTCACTTACATTCTGTGGGCCATGTCAGTATGGGGCATATTGACGATTCATTTCTTGTGGGATATACTCGCAGTGCCTGCGAACTAAACATCCAACACACAGTTGAATGTTTTGATAGTCTTGGGTTTGTTATTCACCCAGAAAAATCGGTGTTGATCCCTACTCAGGAACTGGAATTCCTAGGGTTTTTACTCAATAGCATTTCTATGACTATTCGACTTCCCCCCTCGAAAGCTGCCCATGTTAAATCAGCCTGTGAGAATCTATTGTCTGAGACTAAAGTTACTATTAGAGAATTGGCTCATGTAATAGGCTTACTTGTGTCAAGCCTTCCTGGTGTGCAGTTTGGACGTCTCCACTATAGACAGCTGGAGAAGGACAAATCACCGGCTTTGCAGCTTTGCAAAGGGAATTATGATGGGCCAGTAACCCTTTCCAATGATTCTCGATCTGAATTGGAGTGGTGG CTTGATAACCCTTTGCCTTCAGAAGATAGAGGAGGACCAATCTTCAGGAGTGCTTCTTGTCCCCCTGTGGCCCACACAACCTTGGTTTCCAGTGCTTCTACGGTCATTGGTGGACCACCCTCGCCTTCTACCACAACCCAGAGATCTACTGACTCAACCTCACAGCACAACTCCTCATCCATTGGGAAAGACCCTAAAACTGTTAGCATGTCAAGTCTCCGGCAAAGCATCCTCAAGAGAAACATTTCAGAGGCAGCTACATCAATCATCATGCAGTCCTGGGCTGCTAACACCCATAAGCAGTACCAACCATATGTCGCACAGTGGCTCGAATATTGTCGTGGACGGGAAACTAATCCATATGATCCCCCTATAGGAACTGTGTTAGATTTTTTAGTGACCCTGCATGATAAGGGTCTGAAATACTCTACTCTGAACACAGCAAGAAGTGCCATTTCAGCAGTTATTTTACCTACCAACAATCACACTATTGGTACCCACCCTCTGGTGTCAAGATTCATGAGAGGAATTTACAAGGCTAACCCACCGGCATCTAGATACCACACCACCTGGAATGTCCAGACGGTGCTTACGTACTTATCAGCTCAGGACTCTGTGGAGAAGTTAGATCTGAAATCCTTGACACTTAAATTACTTATGCTTATTGCCTTAGTGTCCGCTCAAAGAGGACAAAGTATACATATGCTAGACACTGCGTGTATGAAAGCGACTGAATCGTCTTATGAGTTTTCGTTACCAGAGCATGTCAAACAAAGCCGGCCTAGCTTTAAGACGCCATCAGTAATACTTAAGGCATACCCTGTCAACAAAGCTTTGTGTGTGTACAGTCATTTAACAGAATACCTTAGGCGGACACAATCTCTCCGAGGAGCTGAAACAAAACTTTTCATaagttttgttaaacctcacaAACGGGTCTCTAGGGACACAATCTCTAGGTGGATTCGAACAACCATGGAAAGTGCAGGCATAGATATTTCGATGTTTAAACCCCACAGCACTCGAATGGCTGCGACCTCTAGGGCTAAAGGTGCATCCATCCCTATTCAAGAAATTTTGCGAACTGCAGGCTGGTCTTCATCTGGGACATTTGATCGGTTCTATGACAAGCCCCTCATGGAGGAAAGTACCTTTGCATCAGCAGTTCTGAACAATGATTAA